The Megachile rotundata isolate GNS110a chromosome 11, iyMegRotu1, whole genome shotgun sequence genome includes a region encoding these proteins:
- the LOC100878282 gene encoding uncharacterized protein LOC100878282, with protein sequence MMARSRKDSTGKSDSEVTDKENKRERGRERERKKRAASSSSSGSSSSDSSSGSSSTSSGSSSRSSSTSSSTSSSSGSSSGSSRDRGRKRSRSKSVDASRRHDNKEKEREKERERERDRDRDRDRDREKDKKKSSNSVIDKPKPKGHSRSPSPRRKRRERSPIPRPTKIHIGHLTRNVTKEHIMEIFSTYGQIKMVDFAMDKLHPNQGRGFAYVEFETADEAENAMKHMDGGQIDGQEITAAPVLLPKPRPLPMRRMSPPMGRRPPRWGGGGRNTPPRYRRRSPPINRRRSPRPPRRRPRTRSRSPPNNPRHRHRRYTRSSSSSSR encoded by the exons ATGAT GGCACGCAGTCGTAAAGATAGTACTGGCAAAAGCGATTCCGAAGTAACGGATAAAGAAAATAAGAGAGAAAGAggtagagaaagagaaagaaagaagcgTGCAGCTTCATCTTCGAGCAGTGGCAGCAG TTCATCAGATAGCAGCTCAGGATCATCATCTACAAGCAGCGGAAGTAGTTCCAGATCAAGTTCTACTTCAAGCAGTACCTCTAGTAGTTCAGGCAGTTCTTCTGGAAGTTCCAGAGATAGAGGAAGGAAAAGAAGTCGAAGCAAAAGCGTTGATGCTTCTCGCAGACATGATAAtaaagaaaaggaaagagaaaaagaaagggaaagagaaagagatagggatagggacagagatagagatagggAAAAAGACAAAAAGAAAAGTAGCAATTCTGTGATCGATAAACCTAAGCCAAAAGGACACTCTAG ATCACCCTCACCGCGTAGAAAACGCAGAGAAAGATCACCGATTCCTAGACCAACCAAAATACATATTGGACATTTGACACGCAATGTCACTAAAGAACACATTATGGAAATATTTTCCACATATGGTCAAATAAAAATGGTCGATTTTGCCATGGACAAGCTTCATCCTAATCAAGGACGAGGCTTCGCGTATGTGGAGTTTGAAACAGCGGATGAAGCTGAAAATGCAATGAAACACATGGATGGTG GACAAATAGATGGTCAGGAGATTACTGCTGCTCCAGTATTATTACCAAAACCACGGCCGTTACCGATGCGTAGGATGTCACCTCCAATGGGAAGAAGACCACCACGATGGGGTGGTGGTGGTAGAAATACTCCCCCACGTTATCGCAGACGTTCACCACCGATTAATCGACGCAGAAGCCCACGGCCACCGAGACGTAGACCACGAACTCGATCGCGAAGTCCCCCAAATAATCCACGGCATCGGCACCGTCGTTACACGAGATCAAGCTCAAGCAGCTCGCGATAG